From a region of the Tursiops truncatus isolate mTurTru1 chromosome 2, mTurTru1.mat.Y, whole genome shotgun sequence genome:
- the MAN2C1 gene encoding alpha-mannosidase 2C1 isoform X7, giving the protein MAKGLGEDNQRSYQALYTANQMVNICDPAQPETFPVAQALASKFFGQRGGESQHTIHALGHCHIDTAWLWPFKETVRKCARSWVTVVQLMERNPEFIFACSQAQQLAWVKSHYPGLHARLQEFACRGQFVPVGGTWVEMDGNLPSGEAMVRQFLQGQSFFLQEFGKMCSEFWLPDTFGYSAQLPQIMRSCGIRHFLTQKLSWNLVNNFPHHTFFWEGLDGSRVLAHFPPGDSYGMQGSVEEVLKTVAKNRDKGRTNHSAFLFGFGDGGGGPTQTMVDRLKRLCNTDGLPRVQFSSPERLFSALEGHSEQLCTWVGELFLELHNGTYTTHAQIKKGNRECERILHDVELLSSLALARSAQFLYPAAQLQDLWRLLLLNQFHDVVTGSCIQLVAEEAMCHYEDIRSRGNTLLSAAAAALCAGEPGPEGLLIVNTLPWKRTEVLALPRPGGAHCLALVTVPSMGYAPAPTPTSLQPLLPQQPVFVVQETDGSVTLDNGIIRVRLDPTGRLTSLVLVASGREAIAEGAVGNQFVLFDDVPLYWDAWDVMDYHLETRKPVLGQAGTLAVGTQGGVRGSAWFLLQISPNSQLSQEVVLDVGCPYVRFHTEVHWHEAHKFLKVEFPARVRSPQATFEVQFGHLQRPTHYNTSWDWARFEVWAHRWIDLSEHGFGLALLNDCKYGASVRGSVLSLSLLRAPKSPDATVDMGRHEFTYALMPHEGECCGPDTSLPLSASVAPTVSGEHSSSPTPLPSFSTTRPFPVCAQGPSKTLALFPLPTASTSPCWRCPPQARHPPPPGAPFQCPRPQSCWRPSSRQGPVGCGERAGVPSWARPRPRPPPPPSVGGDQPPGPQAGPEAVRGPRQPRGLLAAHVAAGSGGRPL; this is encoded by the exons ATGGCCAAG GGCCTCGGGGAGGACAACCAGCGCAGCTACCAGGCCCTGTACACAGCCAACCAGATGGTGAACATATGTGACCCCGCCCAGCCGGAGACCTTCCCAGTGGCCCAGGCCCTGGCCTCCAAGTTCTTTGGCCAACGTGGGGGTGAAAGCCAGCATACCATCCATGCCCTGGGGCACTGCCACATTGATACAG CCTGGCTCTGGCCCTTCAAGGAGACCGTGCGGAAATGTGCCCGGAGCTGGGTGACAGTCGTTCAGCTCATGGAGCGGAATCCTGAGTTCATCTTTGCCTGCTCCCAG GCACAGCAGCTCGCGTGGGTGAAGAGCCACTACCCTGGCCTGCATGCCCGGCTCCAGGAGTTCGCCTGCCGTGGGCAATTTGTGCCCGTCGGGGGCACCTGGGTGGAGATG GATGGGAACCTTCCCAGTGGAGAGGCCATGGTGAGGCAGTTCCTGCAGGGACAGAGCTTCTTCCTGCAGGAGTTTGGGAAGATGTGCTCTGAG TTCTGGCTGCCAGACACATTCGGCTACTCAGCGCAGCTCCCACAGATCATGCGCAGCTGTGGCATCAGGCACTTCCTCACCCAAAAACTGAGCTGGAACCTGGTGAACAACTTCCCG CACCATACCTTTTTCTGGGAGGGGCTGGATGGCTCCCGGGTGCTGGCCCACTTCCCGCCTGGTGACTCATATGGGATGCAGGGCAGTGTGGAGGAG GTGCTGAAGACTGTGGCCAAAAACCGGGACAAGGGGCGTACCAACCACAGTGCCTTCCTCTTTGgctttggggatgggggtggtggccCCACCCAGACCATGGTGGACCGCTTGAAGCGGCTGTGCAATACAGATGGGCTGCCCAG GGTGCAGTTCTCTTCTCCGGAGCGACTCTTCTCGGCGCTAGAGGGCCACTCGGAGCAGCTGTGCACGTGGGTCGGAGAGCTCTTCCTGGAGCTACATAATGGCACCTACACCACCCATGCCCAG ATCAAGAAGGGGAACCGGGAGTGTGAGCGGATCCTGCATGACGTGGAGCTGCTCAGCAGCCTGGCCCTGGCCCGCAGTGCCCAGTTCCTCTACCCGGCCGCCCAGCTACAGGACCTCTGGAG GCTCCTGCTTCTGAACCAGTTCCACGATGTGGTGACTGGAAGCTGCATCCAGCTGGTGGCAGAGGAAGCCATGTGCCACTACGAAG ACATCCGTTCCCGTGGCAACACGCTGCTCAGCGCTGCAGCCGCAGCCCTTTGTGCTGGGGAGCCAGGTCCTGAGGGCCTCCTCATTGTCAACACACTGCCCTGGAAGCGCACTGAAGTGCTGGCCCTGCCCAGGCCTGGTGGGGCCCACTGCCTAG CTCTGGTGACAGTGCCCAGCATGGGCTATGCTcccgctcccacccccacctcgcTGCAGCCCCTGCTGCCCCAGCAGCCTGTGTTTGTAGTGCAGGAG ACTGACGGTTCTGTGACTCTGGACAACGGCATCATCCGGGTGAGGCTGGACCCAACTGGCCGCCTGACGTCTCTGGTGCTGGTGGCCTCTGGCAG GGAGGCCATTGCTGAGGGTGCCGTGGGGAACCAGTTTGTGCTGTTCGATGATGTCCCCCTGTACTGGGACGCGTGGGACGTCATGGACTACCACCTAGAAACACG GAAGCCAGTGCTGGGCCAGGCAGGGACCTTGGCCGTGGGCACTCAGGGTGGCGTGCGGGGCAGCGCCTGGTTTCTGCTGCAGATCAGCCCCAATAGTCAGCTCAGCCAAGAGGTGGTGCTGGACGTCGGCTGCCCCTATGTCCGCTTCCACACCGAG GTGCACTGGCACGAGGCCCACAAGTTCCTGAAGGTGGAGTTCCCTGCCCGTGTGCGGAGCCCCCAGGCCACCTTTGAGGTCCAGTTCGGACATCTGCAGCGGCCCACCCACTACAACACCTCTTGGGACTGGGCCCGATTTGAG GTGTGGGCCCACCGCTGGATCGATCTGTCAGAGCACGGCTTTGGGCTGGCTCTGCTCAATGACTGCAAGTATGGCGCGTCAGTGCGAGGCAGCGTCCTCAGCCTCTCCCT cttgcGGGCGCCCAAGTCCCCTGACGCCACGGTTGACATGGGGCGCCACGAGTTCACCTACGCGCTGATGCCGCATGAGGGTGAGTGCTGCGGCCCCGATACCTCTCTGCCCCTCTCAGCCTCGGTTGCACCAACGGTAAGTGGGGAGCACTCCAGCAGTCCCACGCCCCTACCCTCATTTTCCACCACGCGTCCCTTTCCGGTCTGCGCCCAGGGTCCTTCCAAGACGCTGGCGTTATTCCCGCTGCCTACAGCCTCAACTTCCCCCTGTTGGCGCTGCCCGCCCCAGGCCCGGCACCCGCCGCCGCCTGGAGCGCCTTTTCAGTGTCCTCGCCCGCAGTCGTGTTGGAGACCGTCAAGCAGGCAAGGGCCGGTGGGGTGCGGGGAGCGGGCCGGGGTCCCGAGCTGGGCCCGCCCTCGGCCCcgcccaccaccacctccctccgTAGGCGGAGACCAGCCTCCAGGGCCGCAAGCTGGTCCTGAGGCTGTACGAGGCCCACGGCAGCCACGTGGACTGCTGGCTGCACATGTCGCTGCCGGTTCAGGAGGCCGTCCT CTGTGA
- the MAN2C1 gene encoding alpha-mannosidase 2C1 isoform X6: MIAAPDPEKMFQVSRAELAVFHRDVHKLLVDLELLLGMAKGLGEDNQRSYQALYTANQMVNICDPAQPETFPVAQALASKFFGQRGGESQHTIHALGHCHIDTAWLWPFKETVRKCARSWVTVVQLMERNPEFIFACSQAQQLAWVKSHYPGLHARLQEFACRGQFVPVGGTWVEMDGNLPSGEAMVRQFLQGQSFFLQEFGKMCSEFWLPDTFGYSAQLPQIMRSCGIRHFLTQKLSWNLVNNFPHHTFFWEGLDGSRVLAHFPPGDSYGMQGSVEEVLKTVAKNRDKGRTNHSAFLFGFGDGGGGPTQTMVDRLKRLCNTDGLPRVQFSSPERLFSALEGHSEQLCTWVGELFLELHNGTYTTHAQIKKGNRECERILHDVELLSSLALARSAQFLYPAAQLQDLWRLLLLNQFHDVVTGSCIQLVAEEAMCHYEDIRSRGNTLLSAAAAALCAGEPGPEGLLIVNTLPWKRTEVLALPRPGGAHCLALVTVPSMGYAPAPTPTSLQPLLPQQPVFVVQETDGSVTLDNGIIRVRLDPTGRLTSLVLVASGREAIAEGAVGNQFVLFDDVPLYWDAWDVMDYHLETRKPVLGQAGTLAVGTQGGVRGSAWFLLQISPNSQLSQEVVLDVGCPYVRFHTEVHWHEAHKFLKVEFPARVRSPQATFEVQFGHLQRPTHYNTSWDWARFEVWAHRWIDLSEHGFGLALLNDCKYGASVRGSVLSLSLLRAPKSPDATVDMGRHEFTYALMPHEGECCGPDTSLPLSASVAPTVSGEHSSSPTPLPSFSTTRPFPVCAQGPSKTLALFPLPTASTSPCWRCPPQARHPPPPGAPFQCPRPQSCWRPSSRQGPVGCGERAGVPSWARPRPRPPPPPSVGGDQPPGPQAGPEAVRGPRQPRGLLAAHVAAGSGGRPL, from the exons ATGATCGCAGCCCCTGACCCAGAGAAGATGTTCCAGGTGAGCCGGGCTGAGCTGGCCGTGTTCCACCGGGATGTCCACAAGCTCCTGGTGGATCTGGAGCTGCTGCTGGGGATGGCCAAG GGCCTCGGGGAGGACAACCAGCGCAGCTACCAGGCCCTGTACACAGCCAACCAGATGGTGAACATATGTGACCCCGCCCAGCCGGAGACCTTCCCAGTGGCCCAGGCCCTGGCCTCCAAGTTCTTTGGCCAACGTGGGGGTGAAAGCCAGCATACCATCCATGCCCTGGGGCACTGCCACATTGATACAG CCTGGCTCTGGCCCTTCAAGGAGACCGTGCGGAAATGTGCCCGGAGCTGGGTGACAGTCGTTCAGCTCATGGAGCGGAATCCTGAGTTCATCTTTGCCTGCTCCCAG GCACAGCAGCTCGCGTGGGTGAAGAGCCACTACCCTGGCCTGCATGCCCGGCTCCAGGAGTTCGCCTGCCGTGGGCAATTTGTGCCCGTCGGGGGCACCTGGGTGGAGATG GATGGGAACCTTCCCAGTGGAGAGGCCATGGTGAGGCAGTTCCTGCAGGGACAGAGCTTCTTCCTGCAGGAGTTTGGGAAGATGTGCTCTGAG TTCTGGCTGCCAGACACATTCGGCTACTCAGCGCAGCTCCCACAGATCATGCGCAGCTGTGGCATCAGGCACTTCCTCACCCAAAAACTGAGCTGGAACCTGGTGAACAACTTCCCG CACCATACCTTTTTCTGGGAGGGGCTGGATGGCTCCCGGGTGCTGGCCCACTTCCCGCCTGGTGACTCATATGGGATGCAGGGCAGTGTGGAGGAG GTGCTGAAGACTGTGGCCAAAAACCGGGACAAGGGGCGTACCAACCACAGTGCCTTCCTCTTTGgctttggggatgggggtggtggccCCACCCAGACCATGGTGGACCGCTTGAAGCGGCTGTGCAATACAGATGGGCTGCCCAG GGTGCAGTTCTCTTCTCCGGAGCGACTCTTCTCGGCGCTAGAGGGCCACTCGGAGCAGCTGTGCACGTGGGTCGGAGAGCTCTTCCTGGAGCTACATAATGGCACCTACACCACCCATGCCCAG ATCAAGAAGGGGAACCGGGAGTGTGAGCGGATCCTGCATGACGTGGAGCTGCTCAGCAGCCTGGCCCTGGCCCGCAGTGCCCAGTTCCTCTACCCGGCCGCCCAGCTACAGGACCTCTGGAG GCTCCTGCTTCTGAACCAGTTCCACGATGTGGTGACTGGAAGCTGCATCCAGCTGGTGGCAGAGGAAGCCATGTGCCACTACGAAG ACATCCGTTCCCGTGGCAACACGCTGCTCAGCGCTGCAGCCGCAGCCCTTTGTGCTGGGGAGCCAGGTCCTGAGGGCCTCCTCATTGTCAACACACTGCCCTGGAAGCGCACTGAAGTGCTGGCCCTGCCCAGGCCTGGTGGGGCCCACTGCCTAG CTCTGGTGACAGTGCCCAGCATGGGCTATGCTcccgctcccacccccacctcgcTGCAGCCCCTGCTGCCCCAGCAGCCTGTGTTTGTAGTGCAGGAG ACTGACGGTTCTGTGACTCTGGACAACGGCATCATCCGGGTGAGGCTGGACCCAACTGGCCGCCTGACGTCTCTGGTGCTGGTGGCCTCTGGCAG GGAGGCCATTGCTGAGGGTGCCGTGGGGAACCAGTTTGTGCTGTTCGATGATGTCCCCCTGTACTGGGACGCGTGGGACGTCATGGACTACCACCTAGAAACACG GAAGCCAGTGCTGGGCCAGGCAGGGACCTTGGCCGTGGGCACTCAGGGTGGCGTGCGGGGCAGCGCCTGGTTTCTGCTGCAGATCAGCCCCAATAGTCAGCTCAGCCAAGAGGTGGTGCTGGACGTCGGCTGCCCCTATGTCCGCTTCCACACCGAG GTGCACTGGCACGAGGCCCACAAGTTCCTGAAGGTGGAGTTCCCTGCCCGTGTGCGGAGCCCCCAGGCCACCTTTGAGGTCCAGTTCGGACATCTGCAGCGGCCCACCCACTACAACACCTCTTGGGACTGGGCCCGATTTGAG GTGTGGGCCCACCGCTGGATCGATCTGTCAGAGCACGGCTTTGGGCTGGCTCTGCTCAATGACTGCAAGTATGGCGCGTCAGTGCGAGGCAGCGTCCTCAGCCTCTCCCT cttgcGGGCGCCCAAGTCCCCTGACGCCACGGTTGACATGGGGCGCCACGAGTTCACCTACGCGCTGATGCCGCATGAGGGTGAGTGCTGCGGCCCCGATACCTCTCTGCCCCTCTCAGCCTCGGTTGCACCAACGGTAAGTGGGGAGCACTCCAGCAGTCCCACGCCCCTACCCTCATTTTCCACCACGCGTCCCTTTCCGGTCTGCGCCCAGGGTCCTTCCAAGACGCTGGCGTTATTCCCGCTGCCTACAGCCTCAACTTCCCCCTGTTGGCGCTGCCCGCCCCAGGCCCGGCACCCGCCGCCGCCTGGAGCGCCTTTTCAGTGTCCTCGCCCGCAGTCGTGTTGGAGACCGTCAAGCAGGCAAGGGCCGGTGGGGTGCGGGGAGCGGGCCGGGGTCCCGAGCTGGGCCCGCCCTCGGCCCcgcccaccaccacctccctccgTAGGCGGAGACCAGCCTCCAGGGCCGCAAGCTGGTCCTGAGGCTGTACGAGGCCCACGGCAGCCACGTGGACTGCTGGCTGCACATGTCGCTGCCGGTTCAGGAGGCCGTCCT CTGTGA